One genomic region from Candidatus Xiphinematobacter sp. encodes:
- the rpsE gene encoding 30S ribosomal protein S5, translated as MLTLKNSKERSTSRSLRGTNRQVTDPKNSLTDKVVFINRCAKVVKGGRRFSFSALIVSGDRQGRVGVGFGKANEVSEAIRKATAAAHKRLLNIAITEKTLPHEVIGEFGGGRVLLRPASPGTGVIAGGGVRAMMEVVGIRDVLAKSLGSSNPTNVVKATLNALTTLRKREQVSQIRGKFQPELSSAIMTAP; from the coding sequence ATGTTAACCCTCAAGAATAGTAAAGAAAGAAGTACCTCTCGGTCCTTGCGTGGGACTAACAGGCAGGTCACCGATCCCAAAAACTCTCTCACCGATAAAGTTGTTTTTATCAATCGCTGTGCCAAAGTGGTCAAGGGTGGTCGGCGCTTTAGTTTTAGCGCGCTAATTGTCTCAGGCGACCGTCAAGGACGGGTTGGGGTTGGTTTTGGAAAGGCAAATGAGGTGAGCGAGGCCATCCGCAAAGCAACGGCAGCAGCACACAAACGCCTGCTTAATATTGCTATTACTGAAAAAACACTTCCCCATGAGGTGATTGGGGAATTTGGAGGAGGGCGCGTTCTACTACGGCCTGCCTCTCCAGGAACAGGAGTAATCGCTGGCGGAGGCGTGCGCGCCATGATGGAAGTTGTTGGTATCCGGGATGTTCTGGCTAAATCCCTTGGATCCAGTAATCCAACCAACGTAGTTAAGGCAACTCTGAATGCCCTGACTACTCTCCGAAAACGTGAGCAGGTTAGTCAAATTCGTGGGAAGTTCCAGCCCGAACTTTCGTCAGCCATAATGACTGCGCCCTGA